The DNA region ttgcagaaaaaatgaaatgaaaagttgagagagttttggatttttgattctAGATCTGAGATGAGTGAGTGCTAATCTATTTTTCTGTTAGGGTTTCATATATATATCCTCTGTTAAGCAAAACCTTAAACATGTTTAGGCATTTGGCAAGTAGAATTAGTGGGAACAAATGTTTATGCAAAGTTGATATTTCCACCtctatgcatggtgtgcatgctacagtgcacgaaaatgggcctaaacatATTCCAAATATGGTTTTCAGTCAAATGCAATTGGTAGAAAGTgtaaaaaatgtttattttgaaagtcacttttttacccctcccttttttaattcaagtcacttgaaaaaatgccattttgattggataatttttgatgaaatgtgatgaaggatttggatagaatgtgtcaaatgtgacttgtagcaaaaaacctcactcaatttggccaaatggttcaagagttatgccactttgaagttcaaaaattcttgacaatgatttgatcataacttgccaaccacaaatgagaaatgagtgttcttggactttttggaaatgggagaacaagatcttcaactttcatgttggacaaaatttcatttgaagcttgtatgatgatgtaaatttgaagagaagaactttccatttgtggcaatttccaattacaggtcacttactatttttggaaacttttcatctgacctcaaattcttcaatcttgatctttgaaatgtcaaatgagacttgtatggacatgaatgaagcctttcaaaccatctcccaccttcaaatccataaaatcatgcacagttgactttggttgaccTCCTAGGGTTTCTGGGGGATTGAaccatgactgatgacttctgagcacccaatccttgaccaaataacctcaaaaggacccctaggtcatgtaaacatgttgaaccaaccctagggatttgcttccttgagaaatgcatttgcttgcttgcttgactgatcctcctaaccaattgacctaatcttgtctaatggcttgcacttgggcaaaggacaatgcaatgctatgcagtggactatgttatgttaaagacctaatatgaaaatgaatgtacaataagggaggtgcaaatttgaggtgctacacccttaaatgaagatgaccaagacgtctatgccacagcttcaccttctgttcttccttggctgaggagcaaattgtggagtagtttgagactttagattcccatagatagcagttatctttggatctggatcctctcataacttcctgattatctccattcgtcacaacacatagctccttagtgaactgaacatggaacccttgatcacacagctggcttatgttgatgagattagcagttagtccttttactaacagcacattattcagttctggaactccagaactgtccagcttacccacacctttgattcttcctttagcaccatcaccaaaggtcacataactggtagtgtgaggttgtatatccaccaataaattctccataccagtcatatgtcttgagcaaccactgtcaaagtaccagtcttctctggtagatgcctTTAGAGCTGTATGAGCTAACCTAGCAACCCATTgtcgtttcttgatgggggcattatgcttatatgccttatgcttaggtctgacatgaggggttTTGTTAGGATAACCATGTAACCTGTAGCAtaaggcttttatatgaccaaatctaccacagtagtgacatctccatctctgaaatttcttcttctgatggttactcatcctggttccctgatgttgagacattggttgtgacttctgcttgaatttctgaacttcagcctttgagcgtttgagttcagcagaggatttcttcacaaagcctaaaccagacatggttcatgacttctgtcccacctttaggatctcttccaacgtgtcagttcctttatttagaattctgatggattttgtcatttggtttagcttggaggtcagcaaggttatctcaccatttagaccatctatgactgtcagatgcttttttttctcatcctctagctccttgatgagtttcttctgcttttctccttgtacacaCACTTAttcacttttgacacatagctctttatatgaagcaacaagttcatcaaaagtcagttcatctccacttgagtcatcatcagaggcacagacactggttagtgcagtgacatgtttagtagattctccttcagattcactctcagaatctccttcagaccaggtgacagataaccccttcttttgcatcttgaggtaagtaggacattcagctctaacgtgtcaaaaaccttcacatccatgacactggattcccttgccttggttgaacttttcttcagatgttcatcttttcctgatgtcagacgaaatgttcttgacattaggtctaccttttttatcaatcttctttatgaacttgttgaactgtctcccaagcatggctatggcttctgatatgctttcatcacctccagtactCCCTTattctgaatcctcttcagtatttgatacaaaatctatacttttgttcttcttttcaacattctcacccaagcccatttcaaaggtttggagagagccaataagctcatcaaccttcatattacagatgtcttgagcctcttctatagcagtgaccttcatggcaaatctctttggcaaAGATCTGAtaatctttcttacaagtttctcttcaaccattttctctcctaagccaccagaggtgttggcaatttcaagaatattcatgtggaagtcatgaatagtctcatcctctttcatcctcagattttcaaacttggtgatcagcatctgaagtttagacatcctcaccttggaggtaccttcatgagttgttttgagagtatcccaaacttctttagtcagttcacagtgatgcactagtatgaaaatgttcttatttattccattgaacagtgcattcaaggccttagagtttccaagggctaatgcctcttgctccttgtcccactcttcttctggaatttgcataatgattccatctttacctgtcttcgttggatgttcccatcctttgttgacagctctccagaccttgctatctagagacctcgagaaggctatcatacgagatttctagtcatcatagttagaaccatctAGCATtggtggtctatttgagtatcctacatccttgtccatggtactagaaagtaacgtccctagatctcacccagaaattaacaagcagggtgcctgctctgatgccaattgaaattctagttaacagactatcgatgtcacacgggatgttatgacatccgattctgcgcAGATAGGAATGTAAATAGCAGgtaaatgtaagtgcagtaaataacacaaagaattgtttacccagttcggtgtcacacagacctacgtctaggggctaccaagccagggaggaaatccattattagcagtattaattcaggccttaaaccacctgtttaatcctatcacttaatacctacccaatgcaatttcaatattaaactaagaccagagttcctactcactccccctcaatcaccacagtgattacaatctttaattaagtttaaagaCAATGGTGAAGtaatacttcaaacaactcttgattgtgcttaacagctttaatcaagatacacaacactcacgcttaaaagcttagagtgacacaacacttacaactcaatgaacaccctagtccaatgcaatcatctaggtgataatttcttggctcacaagttacacctaatacaagacacacacaaaaatacagcagtgaagtatgatggaacaataaaatcttcacgcctaaaaaaTCCCTggttctgaatgaaggattgccatccttttatattgcagcacttgggccttgtacttgtatttcctaaaattaaggttaagcaagttaacctaatttccacatattagggtgctaagaaataggctatttgttaggttcattaattgtagctcagttgttagtttcctggattttagctcagctgttgaattcctgaagaatagcctgagaaaaatactgaaacagaaaaactaaccatcctacactttagcatatgctgtcaggaatgaatgtcacaacattcagtttgacgtccagaacatagatcatatgctaagtctgttattttcttgaaaacagactgtactaaTTGTTGTAttgtaaaagaccaaccagtctatacttcagtatcagcttacaataataaatgtcataacatccagtttgacattttgacaatgagccttatgccagatctgttatcctcttgaagaacagactgaaataaatactgaactgaagcagaaaaaccaacctgcccattattcagtatatgctgtcactgatgaatgtcataacatccagtttgacattcagacagtaggccttatgccaggtctgttattcccttgataaacagactgaattaaatactgagttataacagacaaccaaTTGTTCTATACCTTAGTATTTGCTatcagggatgaatgtcataacatctagtttgacattcagtaaatcctgtattagctaaacctgtagcatactactcaagtatgtcatgacatcagtcaagacatcagagtacagatagatgttttaccataaaatgcagccaatcaaacatctacaaagcatgtcatgacatcagtcaagacatcagagtatagctagtgttttaccataaaatgcagccaatcaaacatctacaacTTGAAAAAAGGGAATCAAATTCGGAAGATGACAAaattaattttcaattttttgaTTCGGTTGTTTTTGTCATATATCTTAGTTTTTAAACCATTTTAATATTattcttttattatttttcttcTACAAATCTAACCGTCTAACGATCCACTAGTGGGGGGCGTTTAAAACCGGACTTATTTTTCTTCTACAAATCTAACCGTCTAACTTTGAATCTGAGACCTTAAGAGAATCACATTCTCAAGACTCAAGCCTCCACCACTAGGTAATTCAAAGTTAATATACAATAGTTTGCTCACATCTTTTACTTATAGGAGAGTAAAATTTCAAATTATAACTTATTAAATAATTGATATTACCATTGCACTAAATTTGCAACAATTATAGTGTTTTGTCGGTCATTGATAACTTGTATTGCATAAATTAAAAAGAAGATTTCAGCTAAAGTAAAAGTCAAATTTTTAAGAAGAGATttaagaaagaaaaaaaaggatgaagataaaaaattaagaaaaaaataaaaaagaagatGAATTAGAACAACGAGATAGAGGCGGAGGAGTATTATTCTAAGCAAAAAGAAGTAAAAAActtaaaatcaaattaaatagAATTACATGGTATTATGATGTTGTTATGTGTTCTTATAGGGGTGGCAAAATGGGTGGCCCGTTGGGCATTGTCTGTTTTGCCCGCACTTTAGTGCGGGGCGGGCTAATGATTTAGACCCTCACTCTTTAATGTGTCTGCCCCGTCCAATTTTCTTTGCGGACTTTTGCACACACATGCATTTACATAAATTTTTACGATTTTAGGCTTAAAAGTTGCAGTGTCCACGGACTTTTTCCTCCCCGCCCTCACTTTTTATGGGACGGGTCTGAGTTTAAAGCTCGCATCCTCAACTATGTCCGTTCCATCTGCCCCATTTTTTTGCGGGCTTTTATGGGAAGGGTGTAAACAGGACTGACATGTCCGTTTGCCACCCCTCCATTGTTATGATGACTCTATTAAAATTAAActtaaaatcaattaaaaataaaacaaatttaaatttaaatacTTGAGTACCTAAGCACCGAGGCTACTATCAAGCTATGCTTTCTCTATGATTATGACAATATCATGCTCTACTAAACACTTAATCTAAATTTTTTATAATATGAATTGTTATTATGATTTAATATAGTTATGCTATAATTGCAGGTATAGGTGTAGTAGGTGTAATTACAATTTTTTTTAAGGTTAAATGCACTTTTGATTTCCGTAAGCTAGGGAGATATAAAGACTCagacaaaaaaaaaattataagaCCAAAATAAAAAACTCGTCAATTTACCGAGACCAAAAAACTATTTAATTTTTTGGGaaatgctaacttgtgccccaagggcaCATGTTAAGAAATCCATAAATAGAAAATTTatattgaaaaaataaataaaattattaattataaatttctaataaattcaatacacaatttccaaaaatttatttctttatttatctcttaacttgtgtctttggggcacaagttaacattaccctaatttttttattattaatcTTAACCGTGTATTCTACACAACAACATTAATGATAATGATAACTTTTATGATTAAATAGAAGTTTAGACAAATTTTCTTTTTTTAGTGTAGCTAATGATCATCTAGCAACTATAAATAAAATGTTAGTAAATTTTTTTGTAACTTTTactaaaaaaataataatgagaTTTATATTGAATAATGTGAAAATTTAATTTCATCCCTCattggtgatatatatatatatatattttttttaaataatgaGATTCTTACCGAAAATAATGtgaaaatataattttatttttctttgataACATGATTCTATCAAAAAATTTGTTAATTTATAGTATTATTATATCGTATAATTAActatttaattttttaaatttattataCTATTATATTGTAAGATCAATAATGAATAAGTTTAATGAGAATGTATCATAGAAAAATGTTGTAATTATGGAATATAAAATTATAATCCTAAAAGTTTAAAAGATTATAAATCTGATTCTTAAAATTtgacaaaattttatttttttaattttagcattatttatttattataaataattaacataattataaatattattaaaatTGGATTTTAAAGGAGGGGCACCaaaattaaagaaaaataaaaataggggtttaaaattataattaagttaaaaaaataaacataaaaaatcAACATGTCAGATCAATAACCTATCTATTCACTAGTCTGACGGCCGGATTACACCGATTTTTATTTGCAATTATGGTCCAATGATCTTACATGACCGCTTTATGCTCTAATTCACGGTCTAATCGCGAAACAGTCCAGATTTTAAAACACAGGATACAATAGCTAATTAAGAAAATTATATCAGTGTAATCATATTTTTGAACAAGTTTATATATTGAGATGTAAACTTTAATAAATTGATTTTTTTAACAAGTTTATATATTGAGATGTAATTTTGTTTAAAAGTTAATATAAATAGTTTGCTCACATCTTTATTTAAAACTTTAATAAATTGATTTTTTATTAAATGGAGGATCCAAACCCAAACAAAATCACATCGGAATAAGTCTAAATACATGAATGAATATCGGATAAATTACTCTCAAACAAGGGTTGTATGTCGTCGGACAAGAACAAATAAAGCAAATATTGAatgataaattttaattttttctaATAGGGAAATTATATTAAAGGTGGGAAATCAAGTTATTGATCCAAATATTAAATGAGAACGGAAATAACTTTAttattgattcaaatattttttttaaataatatatatacacGAAAAAGTATAttattgattcaaatatttttatatacCAAAATATACTATTGTTATAAAGGGGGACAACTTTACTACTGATTCAAATATTGAATAATAAAAATTTATCgatcatttttattcaaatatataaaaaaattaagGGAGTTTTAAAAAGATTGAGTATATATGTTAAAATTGTATTCTCTCTTATAAAATGATTGTCttatttgtaaaaaaaattaaaacgaCTCATTTATCTAATACAAATTTCAATAATTTTTAGTTCTAATCATATTATTCATAATATTGTTATTTACATTTCATCTTCTACCTGTATTACTATTTCAAAGTAAATTTATAATTATTCATACGTTTATTCTTTTTTCAACTTCCTATTTTTATAAAAATCTGCAAACAAATACACATTCAAAACTATATTCCATCTAAAACTATTAAAAATATTATTGTTATAAATGGAACAACTTTACTATTGATTCAAATATTGAATAATAAAAATTTATCGATCATTTTTATTTAAACATGTAAAAAAAATTAAGGGAGTTTTAAAAAGATTGAGTATATATTTTAAAATTGTATTATCTCTTATAAAATAATTGTCTTATTtgtaaaaaaaaactaaaatgaCTAATTTATCTaatataaattttaataatttttatttttaatcatattattCGTAATATTGTTATTTAAGATATTTATAGATTGTATTAGAATTTGTGGATAAAAtcatttatttttgttttgacCATGTACATCAACTCAACTTCAAATTCTTAATTAAATCATACTTTTACAATTTTCAATACGAGGTGATGATAGTCTACTTAGTCGTAATAGTATAGACCACTAATCCACTACTAATTTAGTGGTCCTTGTTTATAGTATCCAACTAATTTGAGGATTAGGTGTTTTTCTATTATGTAAGTGACTGACTTTATATGCCATATTGCGCCATCATGTAGCAAAAATTCGTCAATATATTAAGATGGTGGATTTCAAAGTGGCGCACTTAGCTCTAAAGGTAACACTAATCAAAGTGATTAGAGTATCTTTGATCAATAAAAATTAGCAtacttttttttgtgtgtgtaaAAATCGGATATTCTCCACACGGTTATATTGATATCAACTAAGCTAATTTTGTAGCTGAGATTCCTAAAACACAGTTACATGCAAAGCCGGAAATGGCATATACAATCTCCCAACATTGTAATTTCCAATGATTTATGTGTGAATTATTAATACCTCCCTAGTTCATTATTCATATTGTCTCATACACTAAAGAGCCGCACCAATTACCTATAAAATTATTCCATCATATTGTTTTCAAATAAACATGGAATTTGCACTCATATCAACCATCATTCTCATCTCAATTTTCCCTCAAACATCTATTTCTTATCACCTTGAAACTACTTTCCTTCAATGTTTTTCATCCTATTCAAACTCAACTACAAAAGTAGTACTCACACAGAACAGTTCATCGTATGCATCTCTCTTACAATCCTCCATAAGAAACCATAGATTTTCAGATACTTCTGTTCCAAAACCAAACCTTATTGTTACACCAAATAACCTATTCCAAATCCAAACAACAATACTTTGTTCGAAAAAACATGGACTGCAAATAAGAGTTAGAAGTGGTGGACATGACTATGAAGGTCTTTCTTATATCTCTAACCTTCCATTTCTAATCATTGATCTCACATACCTTAGATCAATAACTATTGACATCAAAGAAGAAAGTGCATGGATTCAATCAGGTGCTACACTTGGAGAACTCTACTATGCAATAGCAAATCAAAGTAAAGTTCATGGTTTTCCAGCTGGAAGCTGTCCTACTATTGGTGTAGGAGGTCACTTCAGTGGAGGTGGATTCGGTACATTGTTTCGAAAATACGGTCTTTCAGCCGATAACGTAATCGATGCTCAAATAGTAGATGTTAATGGAAAGATACTTGATAGAAAGTTAATGGGTGAGAATCTATTTTGGGCTATTAGAGGAGGTGGAGGTTCAAGCTTTGGAGTGATCACTGCATGGAAAATCAACCTTGTGCATGTTCCTTCAACAGTAACAATTTTCAGTATTCCAAAAAGTTTGGATCAAAATGCTACAACCCTTTTCATGAAATGGCAAAGTATAGCTGAAAAGCTTCCTAATGAACTTTTTCTTCACTCAGTTATAGGAGTTGGTGCTAGTTCATCTTCTGATGGTGGAAAAACAGTACTTGTTTCTTTCACAGGACTATATCTTGGAAAAGCTGAAAATTTGCTTCCTTTGATGGAGAATAGCTTTTCAGAATTAGGTTTGAAAAATGATAACTTCACTGAGATGAGTTGGATTCAATCCGTTCTTTATTTTGGAGGCTACTCCATCAATGATTCATTGGAAGTGTTACTTCAAAGAAACCAAACATCACCAAGTTTCAAAGCAAAATCAGACTTTGTGAAAGAACCAATTGATATTTCAGGTTTGGAAGGATTATGGAACATGTTACTTGAAGAAAAAGCACCAACTTTGATTATGACACCATATGGAGGGAGAATGAGTGAGATTTCAGAATCAGAAACTCCATTTCCACATAGAAATGGGAATATTTATGATATTCAATATTTGGTGAGTTGGGATTCAAATGAAGAAACATCAAAGCATATAGATTGGATGAGAAGGTTATATGCATACATGACACCATATGTTACAAAGAGTCCAAGAGCTGCATATTTGAATTATAGGGACCTTGACATAGGAATGAATATAGGTAATGCAAGTTATGTAGAAGCAAAATCTTGGGGCATGAAATATTTCAAGTCTAATTTTGAAAGATTGGCACAAGTAAAAGATGAAGTTGATCCTAGCAATTTCTTTAGGCATGAGCAGAGTATTCCACCTTTTTCTTATTGATGTATTTACCTActttacttttttctttttaCACAAGTAACTAAATTACCAAGTTGGTTATGTTGTAGGGCCTAGTTAGTGATTGTAAGTACAACTGGTATGTATAAATAATCACTTTGTGAAGTGCAATTGCATACAAAGTTAATTCCgtttttttctctttctcttctttGTGTGCCTGTAAATATAGCTGTAACAAGTGGTATCTAGAATCTTAAGCTCATGAGTATTTAAGTGTTCAAGATTTGGTGTCAATTTTTGTTGTTCATTAAGAGAACAATGACAAGTTTTTTTTTGAAGAATATTGAAAAAAATATCAGTGGGAAGCTCCCATTTCTAATAGCAAGAATTGAGATAGATGGAACAAGAAAATGAAAACCATCTTTGAGTTTTAAGATGTGATAGTAATAATGCATATTAAATGTCTGCAAGACCTTTTCAATGATGCATCAAATGTTAATATTATTTTCAATAAAGAATTGAAGAAGGATTCAAGACTATGTTCTTCATCCATCAATATGTTGATAACGTAAATTTCTAAAAAAATAAAGTTAAGAGTCCTAATTCATCGAGTGAGGAATGACAATTGTTTTAGAAAGGTCGTGTTGGTGATGACAAACTCAAGAAAGTTCGCTTACAAATTTTGAGAAGAT from Lathyrus oleraceus cultivar Zhongwan6 chromosome 1, CAAS_Psat_ZW6_1.0, whole genome shotgun sequence includes:
- the LOC127075030 gene encoding tetrahydroberberine oxidase → MEFALISTIILISIFPQTSISYHLETTFLQCFSSYSNSTTKVVLTQNSSSYASLLQSSIRNHRFSDTSVPKPNLIVTPNNLFQIQTTILCSKKHGLQIRVRSGGHDYEGLSYISNLPFLIIDLTYLRSITIDIKEESAWIQSGATLGELYYAIANQSKVHGFPAGSCPTIGVGGHFSGGGFGTLFRKYGLSADNVIDAQIVDVNGKILDRKLMGENLFWAIRGGGGSSFGVITAWKINLVHVPSTVTIFSIPKSLDQNATTLFMKWQSIAEKLPNELFLHSVIGVGASSSSDGGKTVLVSFTGLYLGKAENLLPLMENSFSELGLKNDNFTEMSWIQSVLYFGGYSINDSLEVLLQRNQTSPSFKAKSDFVKEPIDISGLEGLWNMLLEEKAPTLIMTPYGGRMSEISESETPFPHRNGNIYDIQYLVSWDSNEETSKHIDWMRRLYAYMTPYVTKSPRAAYLNYRDLDIGMNIGNASYVEAKSWGMKYFKSNFERLAQVKDEVDPSNFFRHEQSIPPFSY